The following are encoded together in the Balaenoptera acutorostrata chromosome 9, mBalAcu1.1, whole genome shotgun sequence genome:
- the ST3GAL4 gene encoding CMP-N-acetylneuraminate-beta-galactosamide-alpha-2,3-sialyltransferase 4 isoform X5, producing MISKSRWKLLATLALVLAVMVWYSISREDRYTELFYFPIPGKKEPCLQGEAERMASKLFGNYSREQPVFLQLKDYFWVKTPSAYELPYGTKGSEDLLLRVLAITSYSVPESIQSLKCRRCVVVGNGHRLRNSSLGEAINKYDVVIRLNSAPVAGYEHDVGSKTTMRLFYPESAHFNPKVEDNPDTLLVMVAFKAMDFHWIESILSDKKRVRKGFWKQPPLIWDVNPKQIRILNPFFMEIAADKLLSLPIQQPYKIKQKPTTGLLAITLALHLCDLVHIAGFGYPDAHHKKQSIHYYEYITLKSMVWSGHNVSQEALAIKRMLEIGAVKNLTYF from the exons ATGATCAGCAAGTCCC GCTGGAAACTCCTGGCCACGCTGGCTCTGGTCCTGGCCGTCATGGTTTGGTACTCCATCTCCCGAGAAGACAGGTACACTGAGCT CTTTTATTTTCCCATCCCAGGGAAGAAGGAGCCATGCCTCCAGGGTGAGGCGGAGAGGATGGCCTCCAAGCTCTTCGGCAA CTACTCCCGAGAACAGCCCGTCTTCCTGCAGCTTAAGGATTATTTCTGGGTCAAGACGCCATCTGCCTATGAGCTGCCCTACGGGACCAAGGGGAGTG AAGACCTGCTCCTCCGGGTGCTGGCCATCACCAGCTACTCCGTTCCAGAGAGCATCCAGAG CCTCAAGTGCCGCCGCTGCGTGGTGGTGGGGAATGGGCATCGGCTGCGCAACAGCTCTCTGGGAGAGGCCATCAACAAGTACGACGTGGTCATCAG gttAAACAGCGCGCCAGTGGCTGGCTACGAGCATGACGTGGGCTCCAAGACCACCATGCGTCTCTTCTACCCTGAATCCGCCCACTTCAACCCCAAAGTGGAGGACAACCCTGACACGCTCCTTGTCATGGTCGCTTTCAAGGCCATGGACTTCCACTGGATTGAGAGCATCCTGAGTGATAAGAAGCGC GTTCGAAAGGGCTTCTGGAAACAGCCTCCCCTCATCTGGGACGTCAACCCCAAACAGATTCGGATTCTCAACCCCTTCTTCATGGAGATTGCAGCTGACAAACTGCTGAGCCTGCCGATACAGCAGCCATACAAGATTAAGCAG AAGCCCACCACAGGGCTGTTGGCCATCACCCTGGCCCTCCACCTCTGTGACCTGGTGCATATTGCTGGCTTCGGCTACCCAGACGCCCACCACAAGAAGCAGTCCATTCACTACTATGAGTATATCACACTCAAGTCCATGGTG TGGTCAGGCCACAATGTCTCCCAGGAGGCCCTGGCCATCAAGCGGATGCTGGAAATCGGAGCCGTCAAGAACCTCACGTACTTCTGA
- the ST3GAL4 gene encoding CMP-N-acetylneuraminate-beta-galactosamide-alpha-2,3-sialyltransferase 4 isoform X3, whose product MGEDSALAEEAQQAPEAVARGSRDDSSPQEPWHLRNMISKSRWKLLATLALVLAVMVWYSISREDRYTELFYFPIPGKKEPCLQGEAERMASKLFGNYSREQPVFLQLKDYFWVKTPSAYELPYGTKGSEDLLLRVLAITSYSVPESIQSLKCRRCVVVGNGHRLRNSSLGEAINKYDVVIRLNSAPVAGYEHDVGSKTTMRLFYPESAHFNPKVEDNPDTLLVMVAFKAMDFHWIESILSDKKRVRKGFWKQPPLIWDVNPKQIRILNPFFMEIAADKLLSLPIQQPYKIKQKPTTGLLAITLALHLCDLVHIAGFGYPDAHHKKQSIHYYEYITLKSMVWSGHNVSQEALAIKRMLEIGAVKNLTYF is encoded by the exons GTGGCCCGAGGCAGCCGGGATGACAGCTCTCCCCAGGAACCCTGGCACCTGAGAAACATGATCAGCAAGTCCC GCTGGAAACTCCTGGCCACGCTGGCTCTGGTCCTGGCCGTCATGGTTTGGTACTCCATCTCCCGAGAAGACAGGTACACTGAGCT CTTTTATTTTCCCATCCCAGGGAAGAAGGAGCCATGCCTCCAGGGTGAGGCGGAGAGGATGGCCTCCAAGCTCTTCGGCAA CTACTCCCGAGAACAGCCCGTCTTCCTGCAGCTTAAGGATTATTTCTGGGTCAAGACGCCATCTGCCTATGAGCTGCCCTACGGGACCAAGGGGAGTG AAGACCTGCTCCTCCGGGTGCTGGCCATCACCAGCTACTCCGTTCCAGAGAGCATCCAGAG CCTCAAGTGCCGCCGCTGCGTGGTGGTGGGGAATGGGCATCGGCTGCGCAACAGCTCTCTGGGAGAGGCCATCAACAAGTACGACGTGGTCATCAG gttAAACAGCGCGCCAGTGGCTGGCTACGAGCATGACGTGGGCTCCAAGACCACCATGCGTCTCTTCTACCCTGAATCCGCCCACTTCAACCCCAAAGTGGAGGACAACCCTGACACGCTCCTTGTCATGGTCGCTTTCAAGGCCATGGACTTCCACTGGATTGAGAGCATCCTGAGTGATAAGAAGCGC GTTCGAAAGGGCTTCTGGAAACAGCCTCCCCTCATCTGGGACGTCAACCCCAAACAGATTCGGATTCTCAACCCCTTCTTCATGGAGATTGCAGCTGACAAACTGCTGAGCCTGCCGATACAGCAGCCATACAAGATTAAGCAG AAGCCCACCACAGGGCTGTTGGCCATCACCCTGGCCCTCCACCTCTGTGACCTGGTGCATATTGCTGGCTTCGGCTACCCAGACGCCCACCACAAGAAGCAGTCCATTCACTACTATGAGTATATCACACTCAAGTCCATGGTG TGGTCAGGCCACAATGTCTCCCAGGAGGCCCTGGCCATCAAGCGGATGCTGGAAATCGGAGCCGTCAAGAACCTCACGTACTTCTGA
- the ST3GAL4 gene encoding CMP-N-acetylneuraminate-beta-galactosamide-alpha-2,3-sialyltransferase 4 isoform X6 translates to MVWYSISREDRYTELFYFPIPGKKEPCLQGEAERMASKLFGNYSREQPVFLQLKDYFWVKTPSAYELPYGTKGSEDLLLRVLAITSYSVPESIQSLKCRRCVVVGNGHRLRNSSLGEAINKYDVVIRLNSAPVAGYEHDVGSKTTMRLFYPESAHFNPKVEDNPDTLLVMVAFKAMDFHWIESILSDKKRVRKGFWKQPPLIWDVNPKQIRILNPFFMEIAADKLLSLPIQQPYKIKQKPTTGLLAITLALHLCDLVHIAGFGYPDAHHKKQSIHYYEYITLKSMVWSGHNVSQEALAIKRMLEIGAVKNLTYF, encoded by the exons ATGGTTTGGTACTCCATCTCCCGAGAAGACAGGTACACTGAGCT CTTTTATTTTCCCATCCCAGGGAAGAAGGAGCCATGCCTCCAGGGTGAGGCGGAGAGGATGGCCTCCAAGCTCTTCGGCAA CTACTCCCGAGAACAGCCCGTCTTCCTGCAGCTTAAGGATTATTTCTGGGTCAAGACGCCATCTGCCTATGAGCTGCCCTACGGGACCAAGGGGAGTG AAGACCTGCTCCTCCGGGTGCTGGCCATCACCAGCTACTCCGTTCCAGAGAGCATCCAGAG CCTCAAGTGCCGCCGCTGCGTGGTGGTGGGGAATGGGCATCGGCTGCGCAACAGCTCTCTGGGAGAGGCCATCAACAAGTACGACGTGGTCATCAG gttAAACAGCGCGCCAGTGGCTGGCTACGAGCATGACGTGGGCTCCAAGACCACCATGCGTCTCTTCTACCCTGAATCCGCCCACTTCAACCCCAAAGTGGAGGACAACCCTGACACGCTCCTTGTCATGGTCGCTTTCAAGGCCATGGACTTCCACTGGATTGAGAGCATCCTGAGTGATAAGAAGCGC GTTCGAAAGGGCTTCTGGAAACAGCCTCCCCTCATCTGGGACGTCAACCCCAAACAGATTCGGATTCTCAACCCCTTCTTCATGGAGATTGCAGCTGACAAACTGCTGAGCCTGCCGATACAGCAGCCATACAAGATTAAGCAG AAGCCCACCACAGGGCTGTTGGCCATCACCCTGGCCCTCCACCTCTGTGACCTGGTGCATATTGCTGGCTTCGGCTACCCAGACGCCCACCACAAGAAGCAGTCCATTCACTACTATGAGTATATCACACTCAAGTCCATGGTG TGGTCAGGCCACAATGTCTCCCAGGAGGCCCTGGCCATCAAGCGGATGCTGGAAATCGGAGCCGTCAAGAACCTCACGTACTTCTGA
- the ST3GAL4 gene encoding CMP-N-acetylneuraminate-beta-galactosamide-alpha-2,3-sialyltransferase 4 isoform X1: MISKSRWKLLATLALVLAVMVWYSISREDSFYFPIPGKKEPCLQGEAERMASKLFGNYSREQPVFLQLKDYFWVKTPSAYELPYGTKGSEDLLLRVLAITSYSVPESIQSLKCRRCVVVGNGHRLRNSSLGEAINKYDVVIRLNSAPVAGYEHDVGSKTTMRLFYPESAHFNPKVEDNPDTLLVMVAFKAMDFHWIESILSDKKRVRKGFWKQPPLIWDVNPKQIRILNPFFMEIAADKLLSLPIQQPYKIKQKPTTGLLAITLALHLCDLVHIAGFGYPDAHHKKQSIHYYEYITLKSMVWSGHNVSQEALAIKRMLEIGAVKNLTYF, translated from the exons ATGATCAGCAAGTCCC GCTGGAAACTCCTGGCCACGCTGGCTCTGGTCCTGGCCGTCATGGTTTGGTACTCCATCTCCCGAGAAGACAG CTTTTATTTTCCCATCCCAGGGAAGAAGGAGCCATGCCTCCAGGGTGAGGCGGAGAGGATGGCCTCCAAGCTCTTCGGCAA CTACTCCCGAGAACAGCCCGTCTTCCTGCAGCTTAAGGATTATTTCTGGGTCAAGACGCCATCTGCCTATGAGCTGCCCTACGGGACCAAGGGGAGTG AAGACCTGCTCCTCCGGGTGCTGGCCATCACCAGCTACTCCGTTCCAGAGAGCATCCAGAG CCTCAAGTGCCGCCGCTGCGTGGTGGTGGGGAATGGGCATCGGCTGCGCAACAGCTCTCTGGGAGAGGCCATCAACAAGTACGACGTGGTCATCAG gttAAACAGCGCGCCAGTGGCTGGCTACGAGCATGACGTGGGCTCCAAGACCACCATGCGTCTCTTCTACCCTGAATCCGCCCACTTCAACCCCAAAGTGGAGGACAACCCTGACACGCTCCTTGTCATGGTCGCTTTCAAGGCCATGGACTTCCACTGGATTGAGAGCATCCTGAGTGATAAGAAGCGC GTTCGAAAGGGCTTCTGGAAACAGCCTCCCCTCATCTGGGACGTCAACCCCAAACAGATTCGGATTCTCAACCCCTTCTTCATGGAGATTGCAGCTGACAAACTGCTGAGCCTGCCGATACAGCAGCCATACAAGATTAAGCAG AAGCCCACCACAGGGCTGTTGGCCATCACCCTGGCCCTCCACCTCTGTGACCTGGTGCATATTGCTGGCTTCGGCTACCCAGACGCCCACCACAAGAAGCAGTCCATTCACTACTATGAGTATATCACACTCAAGTCCATGGTG TGGTCAGGCCACAATGTCTCCCAGGAGGCCCTGGCCATCAAGCGGATGCTGGAAATCGGAGCCGTCAAGAACCTCACGTACTTCTGA